Proteins found in one Mangifera indica cultivar Alphonso chromosome 15, CATAS_Mindica_2.1, whole genome shotgun sequence genomic segment:
- the LOC123197878 gene encoding nuclear-pore anchor isoform X2, which yields MPLFVSDEEMSRLSNDAVALAAKADAYIRDLQSELDTVKARADAASITAEQTCSLLEQKFISLTEDYSKLESEHAQLKISLDERVKELAQFHAEKHQLHLQSIGKDGDIERLSTEVSELHKSRRQLMEMVEQKDLVISEKNATVKTYLDKIINLTDNAAKKEARLAQIEAELVRSQATCTRLSQEKELIETHNLWLNEELTSKVNSLVELRRTHADFEADMSAKLSDVNRQSSECSSSLNWYKERVRELEINLTSLQEEFCSSKNAAALNQERLLAEISTVNKLVELYKESSEEWSRKAGELEGVIKALETHLTQVENDYKEKLEKEVSARKHSEKEAAELKEKLEKCEAEIESSRKANELSLLPLSSFRSEAWKESSDANEFSEDSHSLVPKIPVGVSGTALAASLLRDGWSLAKMYAKYQEAVDALRHEQLGRRESEAVLQRVLYELEQKAGVILDERAEYERMAEAYTVINQKLQNSVSEQSSLEKTIQELKADLRRRERDYNLAQKEINDLQKQVTVLLKECRDIQLRCGSSRHDYAEESTAVAAVEVTLNGESDAEKVISDRLLTFKDINGLVEQNVQLRSLVRSLTDQFDSREMEFKEKFELELKKHTDEAASKVAAVLQRAEEQGRMIESLHTSVAMYKRLYDEEHKLHSSHAQSVDAAPDGRRDLLLLLEGSQEATKKAQEKAAERVRYVEEDLEKSRSEIISLRSERDKLALEAKFAREKLDSILKEAEHQKLEINGVLARNVEFSQLIVDYQRKLRESLESLNAAEELSRKLNMEVSILKHEKDVLSNAEKRACEEVRSLSERVYRLQASLDTVQSAEEAREEARSTERRKLEEYIIKVEREWAEAKKELQEERNNVRTLTSDREQNLKNAVKQVEEMGKELANALHAVTAAETRAAVAEARLSDLEKRMKSSDAKVGEVDDGSRSTLSTTEEVVELHRAKEELEKLKEEAQANKDHMLQYKSIAQVNEDALKQMEFAHENFKAEAEKLKKSLEAEVLSLRERVSELEKENIMKSEQVASAAAVKEDALASSLAEITGLKEEISVKISQITAMEVQISALKKNLEEEHDRWRCAQANYERQVILQSETIQELTKTSQALASLQDEASELHKLADACKAENSELKGKWEGEKSVLEESKNKAEKKLNEVNEQNKILHSRLEALHIQLAEKDRSSAGISSGSTGTDPLGDSGLQNVVSYLRRSKEIAETEISLLKQEKLRLQTQLESALKAADNAQASLTAERANSRALLLTEEEIKSLQLQVREMNLLRESNMQLREENKHNFEECHKLRDITQKARADCDNLDNQLKERQIEIEACKKELEASKKEIEMLRMEKENLEKRVCERCRNFDVDDYNRLKIDIRQIEEKLKGKDTEIEEMKTLGSRRQETIMQLEQQLASSRVELNEKEKRLHDILQAEAVRKLELEKQKRIIAQLKRKYDILSKEKEEMTKENQALSKQLDELKQSKKSMVDAIGDQVMKEKEEKDTRIQILEKTVERQREELKKEKDDYQKEKERRQKGEKAIWDSAKNADQLKTKISSELEQHKQAVKRLADELQKIKNAEANLPEGTLVVQHLSGTILDDHASSYLLAVENFERVARTVFSELGSGVLPLDTSLVSDAPTAATAGPAVATQALIPSSSAGTAPGHIPAKAMDGKERLVLAKINVETRKQGRKLVRPRLGKPEEAQGDVEMSEVEGSNVIGKVASSQDVETQVSLTQQSQPLVRKRMASSTPELREESSLQGEPSTDIIAPVLKRSKGTDSALEDAVGQSAIPVENVDAQPVIEESIDAVGDIPQEEGVDAEKEEVDATGEKTEELKESQQVEGTSEAEIQDDKNNASEENLEKAIGAEMAADEVPKDQTEQENQQLTIESESEREEGELLPDVADPEGVADISNVVGSPETEEVQPEVIGTPVVSPTRVEDEGTIVAAAETGDVTSPEVANDEKNEEGDVSEENVEGSDKSNDGNDHVAIETDQVPEAASVISETASTSWGAEPEASSKQLSTSTTTTAEVKQASPVNNAPNIVNLRERARERAIQRQAGVVPPSVSRGRGRTVARGRGVRGGRGGRGQTPGQQ from the exons ATGCCTTTATTCGTCTCCGATGAGGAGATGTCGCGCCTCTCCAACGACGCCGTTGCGTTGGCTGCCAAGGCTGACGCCTACATACGAGACCTCCAAAGCGAACTAGACACCGTCAAGGCTCGCGCCGACGCTGCTTCTATCACGGCCGAGCAGACTTGTTCCTTGCTTGAGCAGAAGTTTATTTCGTTGACGGAAGATTACTCGAAGCTCGAGTCGGAACACGCACAGCTTAAAATTTCTCTCGATGAGCGCGTGAAGGAACTTGCTCAATTTCATGCGGAGAAGCACCAGCTCCATTTACAATCG ATTGGGAAGGATGGTGACATAGAGAGGTTATCGACTGAAGTGTCGGAGCTACATAAGTCACGGAGGCAGTTGATGGAGATGGTGGAGCAGAAGGATTTGGTGATCAGTGAGAAGAATGCTACTGTTAAGACTTACTTAGACAAGATT ATAAACTTGACCGACAATGCTGCGAAAAAAGAAGCACGTTTGGCTCAGATTGAGGCAGAGTTAGTTCGTTCTCAGGCTACCTGCACTCGACTTTCGCAg GAAAAAGAACTTATAGAAACGCATAATCTGTGGCTTAATGAGGAGTTGACGTCCAAGGTCAATAGTCTTGTTGAGCTGCGGAGAACGCATGCTGATTTTGAGGCAGATATGTCAGCTAAGCTTTCAGAT GTCAATAGACAATCCAGTGAATGCTCTAGCTCCTTAAATTGGTACAAAGAAAGAGTGCGGGAACTAGAGATAAACTTAACGTCATTACAGGAG GAATTTTGCTCCTCAAAAAATGCTGCTGCACTAAATCAAGAGCGATTGTTAGCAGAAATTTCAACT GTAAACAAACTTGTTGAATTATATAAGGAAAGTTCGGAAGAATGGTCTCGAAAGGCAGGCGAGCTTGAGGGTGTGATAAAGGCTCTAGAA ACGCACTTGACTCAAGTTGAAAATGATTATAAAGAGAAACTTGAAAAGGAAGTTTCTGCAAGGAAGCATTCTGAAAAG GAGGCTGCAGAGTTGAAAGAGAAACTTGAAAAGTGTGAAGCTGAAATTGAAAGTAGTAGAAAAGCAAATGAGTTGTCTCTTCTTCCGCTCAGCAGTTTCAGATCTGAAGC CTGGAAGGAGTCATCAGATGCCAATGAATTTTCTGAGGATAGTCACTCACTTGTGCCTAAGATTCCTGTTGGTGTCTCAGGAACAGCATTAGCTGCTTCACTTCTGCGTGATGGCTGGAGT CTGGCGAAAATGTATGCAAAATATCAAGAGGCTGTTGATGCCTTGAGACATGAACAATTGGGAAGAAGGGAATCTGAAGCAGTACTGCAAAGGGTCCTATATGAATTAGAACAGAAAGCTGGGGTTATCTTGGATGAAAGAG cgGAATATGAAAGGATGGCTGAGGCGTACACTGTGATCAATCAAAAGTTACAGAATTCTGTCTCTGAACAGTCTAGCTTGGAGAAAACCATTCAGGAACTAAAG GCTGATTTGAGGAGACGTGAACGTGACTACAATCTGGCACAGAAGGAGATTAATGACCTTCAGAAGCAA GTGACAGTTCTTCTCAAGGAATGCCGAGATATACAACTTCGCTGTGGATCCTCTAGGCATGATTATGCTGAAGAAAGTACAGCCGTTGCTGCTGTAGAAGTGACTTTGAATGGAGAGTCTGATGCTGAAAAAGTTATTTCAGATCGGCTT TTGACATTTAAGGACATAAATGGATTAGTTGAGCAAAATGTCCAGTTGAGGAGCCTTGTGCGAAGTCTGACAGATCAGTTCGATAGCAGGGAGATGGAATTCAAG GAAAAGTTTGAGTTGGAGCTTAAAAAGCACACTGATGAAGCTGCCTCTAAAGTTGCTGCAGTGTTGCAAAGAGCTGAGGAGCAAGGGCGTATGATTGAATCACTTCACACCTCT GTTGCTATGTATAAGAGGCTATATGATGAGGAACATAAATTGCATTCTTCCCATGCACAGTCTGTAGATGCAGCTCCtg ATGGGAGGAGGGACCTCTTACTTCTTCTGGAAGGTTCCCAG GAGGCAACCAAAAAGGCCCAAGAGAAGGCAGCCGAACGAGTCAGATATGTTGAAGAAGATTTGGAAAAGTCTAG GAGTGAAATCATATCACTGAGATCAGAGCGTGATAAGTTGGCTTTGGAAGCAAAATTTGCGAGGGAGAAGCTTGATAGTATTCTGAAAGAAGCTGAACATCAG AAACTTGAAATCAATGGTGTTTTAGCTAGAAACGTGGAGTTTTCACAGCTGATAGTAGACTATCAGCGAAAGCTGCGTGAATCTTTAGAGTCTTTGAATGCTGCTGAGGAGCTTTCACGGAAGTTAAATATGGAG GTATCTATTTTAAAGCATGAAAAAGATGTGTTGTCAAATGCTGAAAAGAGGGCTTGTGAGGAAGTCCGTAGTTTGTCAGAGAGAGTGTACCGACTGCAG GCTAGTTTGGACACTGTTCAGAGTGCCGAGGAAGCTCGTGAG GAAGCTAGATCTACTGAGAGGAGAAAACTAGAAGAGTATATAATAAAAGTTGAG AGGGAATGGGCTGAGGCTAAGAAGGAGCTGCAAGAAGAGCGAAACAATGTTCGAACTCTCACATCTGACCGTGAGCAGAACTTGAAAAATGCTGTAAAGCAAGTTGAAGAAATGGGGAAGGAATTGGCTAATGCTTTGCATGCTGTTACAGCTGCTGAGACTAGGGCTGCTGTAGCCGAG GCTAGACTTTCTGATCTTGAAAAAAGGATGAAATCATCAGATGCTAAG GTTGGCGAGGTTGATGATGGTAGCAGATCTACTTTATCAACAACTGAG GAGGTTGTAGAATTGCATAGGGCTAAAGAAGAGCTGgaaaaattgaaagaagaagCACAGGCCAACAAGGATCACATGCTTCAG TATAAGAGCATAGCTCAAGTAAATGAAGATGCACTGAAGCAGATGGAATTCGCACATGAAAACTTCAAGGCTGAG GCGGAAAAGTTAAAGAAATCATTAGAGGCTGAAGTTCTTTCACTTAGAGAGAGGGTTTCTGagcttgaaaaagaaaatattatgaaGTCTGAGCAAGTGGCCTCTGCAGCTGCAGTAAAGGAAGACGCTCTTGCTTCTTCCCTAGCAGAAATCACTGGTTTGAAGGAAGAAATATCAGTTAAAAT TTCTCAAATTACAGCAATGGAAGTTCAAATATCTGCTCTGAAAAAGAACTTAGAGGAAGAGCATGACCGATGGCGCTGTGCACAAGCTAATTATGAAAGACAG GTAATTTTGCAGTCTGAGACTATTCAGGAGTTGACCAAAACATCACAAGCTTTGGCTTCATTGCAAGATGAAGCATCAGAGTTGCATAAATTGGCAGATGCTTGCAAAGccgaaaat AGTGAACTAAAGGGCAAGTGGGAGGGAGAGAAATCAGTGTTAGAGGAATCAAAGAACAAAGCTGAAAAGAAGTTAAATGAAGTTAATGAACAG AACAAGATATTGCACAGTCGACTTGAGGCTTTGCACATCCAATTGGCAGAGAAGGATCGAAGTTCTGCCGGAATTTCTTCAGGAAGCACTGGTACTGATCCACTTGGTGATTCTGGTTTGCAAAATGTGGTTAGTTATCTTCGAAGATCAAAAGAAATT GCAGAAACAGAGATATCTTTGTTAAAACAAGAAAAGCTGCGGTTGCAAACACAA CTGGAGAGTGCGCTAAAGGCTGCTGATAATGCCCAAGCTTCACTTACTGCTGAGAGGGCAAATTCAAGAGCTTTATTGTTAACAGAAGAAGAGATCAAATCATTACAGCTTCAg GTTAGAGAAATGAATTTGCTTCGCGAAAGCAACATGCAACTCAGGGAGGAAAACAAACACAATTTTGAGGAGTGCCAC AAATTGCGAGATATAACTCAAAAGGCTAGGGCCGATTGTGACAATCTAGACAATCAATTGAAGGAGAGACAAATTGAAATTGAAGCTTGTAAGAAAGAGCTTGAAGCTTCTAAGAAAGAAATCGAAATGCTGAGGATGGAGAAGGAAAACCTGGAAAAGAGGGTTTGTGAG AGGTGTAGAAATTTTGATGTGGACGATTACAATCGCCTGAAGATTGATATTCGACAGATTGAG GAAAAACTTAAAGGTAAGGATACTGAGATAGAGGAAATGAAGACCCTTGGTTCTAGAAGGCAGGAAACTATTATGCAATTGGAGCAACAACTTGCAAGCAGCAGGGTGGAACTAAATGAGAAGGAGAAGAGGCTACATGATATTCTGCAGGCAGAG GCTGTGAGAAAGCTGGAGTTGGAAAAGCAAAAGAGGATTATTGCTCAGCTAAAG AGGAAGTATGACATTTTGTCAAAGGAAAAGGAGGAAATGACCAAAGAAAATCAGGCACTGTCCAAGCAGTTAGACGAATTGAAGCAAA GTAAAAAGTCAATGGTTGATGCTATTGGCGACCAGGTTATGAAGGAAAAGGAGGAGAAAGATACTAGAATACAg ATTCTTGAGAAAACTGTGGAGAGACAAAGAGAGGAgttgaaaaaggagaaagatgaTTATCAGAAGGAGAAAGAAAGGCGTCAGAAGGGGGAAAAAGCAATTTGGGATTCTGCTAAGAATGCTGATCAG TTGAAAACAAAGATTTCAAGTGAACTTGAGCAGCATAAGCAAGCTGTGAAGCGCCTTGCAGATGAATTACAGAAGATAAAAAATGCCGAAGCCAATCTTCCAGAG GGTACGTTGGTGGTTCAGCATCTCTCTGGTACGATTTTGGATGATCATGCTTCCTCCTATTTATTGgctgttgaaaattttgaaagggtGGCACGCACAGTTTTTAGTGAGCTTGGATCTGGTGTCCTTCCTCTGGACACTTCTTTAGTCTCAGATGCACCCACAGCAGCTACGGCAG GTCCAGCAGTAGCTACCCAAGCACTGATTCCCAGTTCTTCAGCGGGAACTGCACCAGGTCATATACCAGCAAAAGCAATGGATGGAAAAGAGAGGCTAGTTCTTGCCAAAATCAATGTTGAAACTCGTAAGCAAGGGCGCAAGTTGGTCCGCCCCCGACTTGGTAAACCTGAAGAAGCACAGGGTGATGTAGAGATGTCAGAGGTGGAAGGATCTAATGTTATCGGGAAGGTTGCATCATCTCAGGATGTGGAAACTCAAGTCAGTCTCACTCAACAGAGTCAACCATTGGTTCGTAAACGCATGGCTTCATCCACTCCCGAGTTACGTGAGGAGTCATCCTTGCAAGGGGAACCCAGCACTGATATTATTGCACCTGTGCTGAAAAGGTCCAAGGGAACAGATTCTGCACTTGAGGATGCTGTTGGACAATCTGCAATTCCAGTGGAAAATGTTGATGCTCAACCAGTAATTGAAGAATCTATTGATGCTGTAGGTGATATACCTCAAGAAGAAGGTGTTGATGCTGAGAAGGAAGAGGTTGACGCTACAGGAGAGAAGACTGAGGAGCTAAAAGAATCACAACAGGTAGAGGGAACAAGTGAAGCTGAAATTCAGGATGATAAGAATAATGCTTCAGAAGAGAATTTAGAGAAGGCAATTGGTGCAGAGATGGCAGCTGATGAAGTTCCAAAGGATCAGACAGAGCAAGAGAACCAACAGTTGACAATAGAATCCGAGAGTGAGAGAGAAGAGGGAGAGCTATTACCAGATGTAGCAGATCCTGAGGGAGTAGCTGATATTTCAAATGTTGTAGGGAGCCCTGAAACTGAGGAAGTTCAGCCTGAGGTTATTGGAACTCCTGTGGTGTCACCCACAAGGGTTGAGGATGAAGGTACGATTGTTGCAGCAGCGGAAACTGGTGATGTCACTTCACCGGAGGTAGCAAATGAcgagaaaaatgaagaaggtgATGTGAGTGAAGAGAATGTTGAAGGTTCTGACAAGTCCAATGATGGTAATGACCATGTTGCAATAGAGACGGATCAGGTGCCTGAAGCCGCATCAGTTATCAGTGAAACGGCTTCAACAAGTTGGGGCGCAGAACCTGAGGCCTCTTCAAAGCAACTTAGTACCAGTACAACAACAACGGCGGAAGTAAAACAGGCTTCACCTGTAAATAATGCTCCTAATATAGTAAACCTACGAGAGCGAGCAAGGGAGAGGGCTATTCAAAGACAAGCTGGAGTTGTGCCACCGTCAGTAAGTAGAGGCCGTGGGAGAACAGTTGCACGAGGTAGAGGTGTTCGAGGCGGGCGTGGTGGACGTGGACAAACTCCTGGTCAGCAATGA